A region of the Nitrospirota bacterium genome:
AATACAAGACCCTTATTCTCCTGATACTGCTGATCGCAGGTCTGATAATCGGGTTCATTTCAATAAAGCCCTCCCACGTCACAAAGATAATCACCATCGGAAGCGCTGTTCCCGATTTCGAACTTGTGGACGCAGAGGATAACAGAATCCGTTTGCATGATATGAAAGGGTCCGTCGTGCTGATCAATTTCTGGGCTACGTGGTGTGCCTCATGTATCGAGGAACTTCCGTCTATTGAGAGGCTTTACCGTTATCTTTCTGCAGAGTCACGTTTCAGGGTAGTGACTATTCTTTACCGCGACGATGGCAGCAGAGCCCTGAATTTTATGAAACAGAACGGCCTCACATTCCCTGTCTACGTGAATCCCGACAATTCTGCCGCGAAATATTTCGGCATCACAGGAGTTCCTGAGACATTCCTGATAGATAAGAAGGGGGTTCTGCGGCATAAGGTGATAGGGCCTGCTGAATGGGATGCTCCATACGCGATCGAAAAAATCCAGGCCATTCTTAACGAACCATAACCTTGTTTTTCTGACGATATCCATGGGGAAACTCAGCGCTCCGGAATCAGCAATGCTCTTTGCCGGAACACTGTATGCCGACGCCGCTGCATACCAGCACGCAAAGGAAATTCTTCAAGACAGTTTCGGCAGCACTTTTTTCGAAACTCCCCCCACACCATGGGAGTATTCATCCTATTACCGGGATGAACTCGGATTTCCCGTTATACGACAGTTTATCTTTTTCAACGGGATAATAGATCCGGGCATCCTCGCCGGGGTTAAAATCAGAACCAATGCAATTGAAGCAATGCTTTCCTCTGAAGGGAAAAGGAAAATAAACATTGATCCGGGATACCTGACCCTCTCGAAAGTCGTCCTCGCTTCCACCAAGAACTATGTCCACCGGATCTATCTGGGAAAAGGGATATATGCAGAGGTTACGCTGATTTTCAGGGATAATGCGTTCCGTCCCCATCTTTTCACATACCGTGACTATCAGGACAGGGCATATACGGATATGTTTCGTGCGATGAGGACACGACTGAAAACACTCCTCGATACGCATCCGTAACAAACACGTTCCTGCGCACCTTGTGCGGACGTCAGCGCAGAAGCCCGTCCCGTGGGGACTATTCGCAGCATTGTTCCTGCAAAGGACTCACAGTACAACCAGATTATCCCGGTGTATCGCTTCGTCAGAATATTTGTACCCGAGAATTTTTTCTATTTCTGATGTCTTCCTACCCTTTATCCTGAGAATTTCCGTGGAAGAATAATTGATAAGCCCTTTTGCAACACGGTTCCCTTTTGTGTCCAGGCAAAAGACCGCATCTCCGGTATCGAACGTCCCCTCAACAGAAAGAATGCCTGATGGCAGAAGGCTCTTGCCGCCTTTCAGAATTGCCAGCACGGCACCCTCATCGATCATGATACCTCCTTTTGCCCTGCTGCTGTATGCTATCCAGCCCTTTCTTGAGGACAATTTCTCCTTCCTCGGGATAAATTCGGTGCCCGGACGTTCGCCCCTGCTGAGTGATTTCAGCAGTCCGTCCTTTCTGCCGCTGATGATATGCACCGTAATGCCGTTATTCACTGCGCGTTTTGCTGCAAGCAGCTTCGAATACATCCCCCCCGTGCCTATCACACTTCCTGCGCCTCCGGCTCTTTGTTCGAGTTCCGGCGTTATCTTCTCAACATTCCGTATCAGCCTTGCCCCGGGACTCTGTCTGGGATCTTCAGTATAGAGCCCTTCCACATCCGAAAGGATTATGAGTTTCTCAGCATCCACCAGGCCTGAAACCAGAGAGGCAAGATGGTCGTTGTCCCCGAACTTTATTTCATCAGTCGCAACGGTATCATTTTCATTGATAATTGGAACGACTCTGTAGGAAAGCAGCGTCAGAAGCGTGTTTTTCGAGTTGATGTATCGCTTCCTGTCAGAAAAATCATCCTGTGTAAGGAGCACCTGTGCAACTTTTTTCCTGAACTCCCAGAAGCTCCTTTCATATGCCCACATGAGACTGCTCTGCCCGACTGCGGCAGCCGCCTGTTTCAGTTTTATATCCTTTGGCTTTCCCTTCAGTCCGAGTTTCTTCATTCCGGCGGCAATGGCCCCTGACGAGACAATCACCACCTCATACCCGGCATCCTGGAGCTCAGATACATCCCTTGCTATTGACAGGATTCTCTTTGTGTCAATACCCTCTACGCCTGAGGCAAGTATGTTACTGCCTATCTTCACGACAATTCTCTTCATGTATTCCCTCGTTATTGGGGCGGATATGGGAAATTATACATTGGCAGGGATTCTGTTGTCATCAGGCGGGATACGATAGTGTGTACAAGACCTGGATATGAGGCGCATGTTCGGGACAGGGGGGAGCGTTACTTCCTGATCTCCAAGCACGTCAGCTCCTGCAGGAACGGACGATGAAGCCTCAGAGCACCTTCAGTGCCGCTTCTGTTATCACGGGATCAAACTGTGTATTGTTGCACCTTTTCAGCTCCTGGTATGCGTACTCCTTGCCCGGAGCCGGGCGGTAGGGTCTGTTTGCTGTCATGGAATCAAAAGAATCTGCAACATGAAGTATTCGTGAGCAAAACGGAATTTCCTCGCCTTTGAGCCCATCAGGATACCCTTGTCCGTCAACCCTTTCGTGGTCGTGTCTGATAATGGGTATGATGTCTTTGAGCTGTTTCACTTTTTCGAGCACGGAAACTCCGAGAAGAGGATGCCTCCTGATCACTTCGAACTCTTTTTCTGTCAGTTTCTCCGGTTTGTCAATGAGCTGGTCATACTGAATCTGCCCGATATCGTGCAGAAGCGCGGCCAAGCGCAGTTTTTCCATGTCATCGTTTCCGAGACCCATCTCTTTTGCAATTTTCAGGGAATATGTAGTCACCCGCTGAGAATGTCCCTTGTTCCATGGTCTCCGTTCGTCGCATGCATTTACTACTGCGGTCACAAATCCCATAAAAAGTTTTTCAAGCCTTTTGTATGAGTCGCAGATATCATCGATGATTTCAAGAAAAATCCCTTCATTTTTTTCAGCTTTTTCTGCCCACTGACGGAGATTTCGCTCATTCTCACATAAGGACTCCATTGCATGCCTCTGTCGTGTTATGTCTTCGACGGTTCCTCTGAAATACAGGAAATGATCATTGAGATCCCTGACTGCACGGATGTTTTCCGATATCCATACCCTGCTTCCGTCCTTGCGAAATGCCTGCGACTCAAAACCCGAAACTGCTTCGATCTTTTTTGCCAGTGACAAAACCTTCGGACGCTGGTCAGCCTTCACGTAGAATTTATATTCTTTCCCGTTCAGGCTTTTCAGGAGCTCATCAGGAGAATCGAATCCCAGTATCTGCGCAAAAGCACGGTTTGAGGTAATGTAATGTCCTTCAGGAGCCATAAGATAAATGCCCTCAACTGCATTGTCGAATATCGACCGGTAGATTTCTTCTTTCTTCCGCAAATGCCCGAATTCTATCGCCTTCGACAACTTCGTGAGGAGTTCCTCAGCACTGAACGGCTTCACTATATATTCAAACACATTTATTCCCATGGCCTTAATCGAGGCCTGCATCATACTTTGGTCTGTAATGATAATGCTTGCTACTTCTGGCTTGCCCGACATAGCTGCCCTGAGAAGGGCGATGCCGTCCATGTCAGGCATAACGACGTCAATAAGAAACAGGTCGTAATCATGTGTCTTGAGTGCCTCAAGGACATCTTCCCACATCGAAAAGCTGTCCGCCTGATATCCGGACTTCGCCAGAATCTCGCAAAGAGATTTCAGGAAATCGGCATTGCTGCCGAAGACCATTATGTTTCCAAGGTTATACTTTACCATAGCTCTTTCTCATGTCCTAAGAGAAAAGGATAACAAAACGGGAGCCAAAAAAAAATCATAGAACTTCAATCTTGCCTGTAGTATTTTTACTACAATATTATTCAACCAGTCCATATTGCACCGCATAACGGATGACTTCAGCGATGGAATGCATTCCCATTTTGTCGAGTATACGGGTTTTGTAGGTGCTGATTGTCTGGATACTCAGGGCAAGCTCTTCTGCGATTTCCTTCAGTGTTTTTCCTGAAGCAAACATGCACATGACCTGGTATTCCCGGTCAGAAAGCATCTGATGACGTGGCTTGTCATTATAAGGTTCCAGTTCATAGACCAGCCTTTCGGCGAGTGAGGCATTTACAAATTTGCCACCCTTCGAAATCTTTCTTATCGCTGCAATCAGTTCGTCCGGAGCACTCCCTTTGGTGAGATATCCGGATGCGCCTGCCCTGAAAGACCTGACCGCATATTGCTCCTCAGGATGCACACTCAGCATGAGAATGGGAAGTTTAGGGTTCTTTCTTTTGATCTGTTTGAGGATATCAAGTCCGTTCTTTCCGGGCATCGAGATATCCAGAAGTATCACATCATAATTATTCTCCTCCACCTTCTGTATGGCTGCATAACCGCTTTCCGCCTCGGCAGCAACAAGCATATCCGGTGTTTCCGAGATTATCTCCTTCAACCCTCTCCGCACAATTGCATGATCATCAGCGATAAGTATCCTGATCATAATAGCTGCTCCTCTTTGCACGGGATGCATGCCAGTACCGCAGTCCCCCCTCCCTTCAAGCCTTTGATTCTTACTTCTCCCCCAAGCAGATGGGCACGTTCACGTATACCGATAAGACCGAACGATCTGGTCCGTAACATCTCTTCATCGGTAATGCCTTTTCCGTTGTCAATAACCATCAGTTCTATCCTGTCGCCGGTATGTTCCAGTCTGATCCTTACGTCCGTCGCCTCTGCGTGCCTGGCAACATTCGTCAGCGCCTCTTGAAGAATGCGGTATATTGCCGTAGACCGGTCCTGGTCCAAAAAAATCTCCTCAGGATGTCGTGTCAGTTCGCAGCGAATTCCGGACCGCTTCTCAAATTCCCCTACCTGCCATTCAATCGCATCCGCAAGGCCAAGGTCATCAAGCAGTCCCGGTC
Encoded here:
- a CDS encoding response regulator transcription factor; translated protein: MIRILIADDHAIVRRGLKEIISETPDMLVAAEAESGYAAIQKVEENNYDVILLDISMPGKNGLDILKQIKRKNPKLPILMLSVHPEEQYAVRSFRAGASGYLTKGSAPDELIAAIRKISKGGKFVNASLAERLVYELEPYNDKPRHQMLSDREYQVMCMFASGKTLKEIAEELALSIQTISTYKTRILDKMGMHSIAEVIRYAVQYGLVE
- a CDS encoding DUF4416 family protein codes for the protein MGKLSAPESAMLFAGTLYADAAAYQHAKEILQDSFGSTFFETPPTPWEYSSYYRDELGFPVIRQFIFFNGIIDPGILAGVKIRTNAIEAMLSSEGKRKINIDPGYLTLSKVVLASTKNYVHRIYLGKGIYAEVTLIFRDNAFRPHLFTYRDYQDRAYTDMFRAMRTRLKTLLDTHP
- a CDS encoding TlpA disulfide reductase family protein, with the protein product MKYKTLILLILLIAGLIIGFISIKPSHVTKIITIGSAVPDFELVDAEDNRIRLHDMKGSVVLINFWATWCASCIEELPSIERLYRYLSAESRFRVVTILYRDDGSRALNFMKQNGLTFPVYVNPDNSAAKYFGITGVPETFLIDKKGVLRHKVIGPAEWDAPYAIEKIQAILNEP
- a CDS encoding HD domain-containing phosphohydrolase: MVKYNLGNIMVFGSNADFLKSLCEILAKSGYQADSFSMWEDVLEALKTHDYDLFLIDVVMPDMDGIALLRAAMSGKPEVASIIITDQSMMQASIKAMGINVFEYIVKPFSAEELLTKLSKAIEFGHLRKKEEIYRSIFDNAVEGIYLMAPEGHYITSNRAFAQILGFDSPDELLKSLNGKEYKFYVKADQRPKVLSLAKKIEAVSGFESQAFRKDGSRVWISENIRAVRDLNDHFLYFRGTVEDITRQRHAMESLCENERNLRQWAEKAEKNEGIFLEIIDDICDSYKRLEKLFMGFVTAVVNACDERRPWNKGHSQRVTTYSLKIAKEMGLGNDDMEKLRLAALLHDIGQIQYDQLIDKPEKLTEKEFEVIRRHPLLGVSVLEKVKQLKDIIPIIRHDHERVDGQGYPDGLKGEEIPFCSRILHVADSFDSMTANRPYRPAPGKEYAYQELKRCNNTQFDPVITEAALKVL
- the proB gene encoding glutamate 5-kinase, with the protein product MKRIVVKIGSNILASGVEGIDTKRILSIARDVSELQDAGYEVVIVSSGAIAAGMKKLGLKGKPKDIKLKQAAAAVGQSSLMWAYERSFWEFRKKVAQVLLTQDDFSDRKRYINSKNTLLTLLSYRVVPIINENDTVATDEIKFGDNDHLASLVSGLVDAEKLIILSDVEGLYTEDPRQSPGARLIRNVEKITPELEQRAGGAGSVIGTGGMYSKLLAAKRAVNNGITVHIISGRKDGLLKSLSRGERPGTEFIPRKEKLSSRKGWIAYSSRAKGGIMIDEGAVLAILKGGKSLLPSGILSVEGTFDTGDAVFCLDTKGNRVAKGLINYSSTEILRIKGRKTSEIEKILGYKYSDEAIHRDNLVVL